One stretch of Arachis duranensis cultivar V14167 chromosome 1, aradu.V14167.gnm2.J7QH, whole genome shotgun sequence DNA includes these proteins:
- the LOC107471964 gene encoding EG45-like domain containing protein, with protein sequence MSSSLATRILSSAFIVSFIVLHLFFPCRADVGTAASYSPPYLPSKCYGTEATEFPSSNLFAAAGDGIWDNGAACGRQYLVRCISAEQPRTCIPDQSIQIKIVDYAATAVSAASASGTTLVLSDKAFGSIANTTAVLINIEFQQV encoded by the exons ATGTCATCATCATTAGCAACACGCATTCTATCATCGGCATTCATAGTTTCCTTCATAGTTCTCCACCTTTTCTTCCCCTGCAGAGCCGATGTTGGAACCGCTGCTAGTTACTCCCCTCCATATTTAC CTTCGAAGTGTTATGGGACGGAAGCCACAGAGTTCCCATCGAGCAATCTGTTTGCGGCGGCGGGAGATGGAATATGGGACAATGGGGCAGCTTGCGGTAGGCAGTATCTGGTGAGATGCATCAGTGCGGAGCAACCAAGGACCTGCATTCCCGACCAAAGCATTCAGATCAAGATCGTTGATTACGCTGCCACCGCTGTTTCGGCCGCCTCCGCTAGCGGCACTACCTTGGTGTTGTCCGACAAGGCATTCGGCAGTATTGCCAATACAACTGCCGTCTTAATCAACATAGAATTTCAAca GGTGTGA